A single Vulcanisaeta distributa DSM 14429 DNA region contains:
- a CDS encoding isoaspartyl peptidase/L-asparaginase yields MNVKATIAVHGGAGSLGYFVNEEHRQRYLNGLVNAVRAGLEAAKRGNALDMVVEAVTSMELDGSYDAGKGSVLNLYGEVEQDAGVMWGKDLSVGAVASVKHVINAIRLARLVMERTDHVLITGEGAEELARQFGLWVPSTELINESKINRYKSLLRNLRSRYEKNTDLARRLGLLGTVGAVALDRDGNLAAATSTGGTILKWPGRVGDSPLPGAGYWAENGVCAVSATGIGEFIIRAMASFRVAMLIKGGIKVSDAVKQVVNYVTSLFGPGNIGLIAIDSLGNVASAFNTEVMGRAWGREGMDKVIVAHFPGDPFP; encoded by the coding sequence ATGAACGTAAAGGCCACGATCGCGGTTCACGGAGGTGCTGGTAGCCTGGGTTACTTCGTTAATGAGGAGCACAGACAAAGATACTTAAATGGTTTAGTAAATGCTGTAAGGGCAGGTCTCGAGGCAGCCAAGAGGGGTAATGCCCTGGACATGGTTGTTGAGGCCGTTACATCCATGGAGCTTGATGGATCTTATGATGCTGGTAAGGGTTCGGTACTGAATTTATATGGTGAGGTTGAGCAGGACGCCGGCGTCATGTGGGGTAAAGACCTAAGTGTTGGAGCTGTGGCATCTGTTAAGCATGTTATAAATGCGATAAGGCTCGCTAGGCTTGTTATGGAGAGAACCGATCACGTATTAATAACCGGGGAGGGCGCTGAAGAATTAGCTAGGCAATTTGGGCTTTGGGTACCATCAACGGAATTAATAAACGAATCTAAAATTAATAGGTATAAATCCTTGCTCAGGAATTTACGTTCACGATATGAGAAAAACACGGACCTCGCCAGGAGGTTAGGCTTATTGGGTACGGTGGGCGCAGTCGCATTGGACAGGGATGGTAACCTGGCCGCGGCAACGTCGACAGGTGGTACGATACTTAAGTGGCCTGGTAGGGTTGGCGATTCACCACTTCCAGGTGCTGGCTATTGGGCTGAGAATGGTGTATGTGCGGTGTCTGCTACGGGCATTGGGGAATTCATCATTAGGGCCATGGCCTCATTTAGGGTTGCCATGCTGATTAAAGGCGGCATTAAGGTCAGTGATGCCGTTAAGCAAGTCGTTAATTACGTGACCAGCCTATTCGGTCCAGGTAATATTGGGTTGATAGCAATTGATAGTTTAGGTAATGTAGCTTCAGCATTTAATACGGAGGTCATGGGGAGGGCATGGGGTAGGGAGGGCATGGATAAAGTAATAGTGGCGCACTTCCCCGGTGACCCATTCCCATGA
- a CDS encoding amidohydrolase — MDYLLKNCDFVLTWINDELRILKNVDIAISDGSIMNVGTITEGGFEEIDCSGHVVIPGLVNAHTHTPMSLLRGFYDDAELMTWLSKMWSVERELTRDIVALGSELSIIEMLMSGTTAFIDMYHYPDVTADVALKYGLRTALGPTFIDTLRRPSCVENELRNFVSKYGDSSLIRPIINVHSIYAVGKDTLLRIKDLSDGLNLPIQVHVSETRDEVYESKKKYGMFPVEYLNSLGLISSRAQLVHLGWVTNWELNIIARTNARVTHAPTSNMKLATAGHFPMRELMDIGVVVTLGTDGPASNNSLDMFREMKMAVLLQRHSYWDVSIKAIHAFKAATLNGYKLLGLNGGCVNNGCVADLVLLDLGSPRLQPARLDNILSNIVYSADGSDVDMVIVNGKIIYDKSRDYQAFRERARRISERLNDFIGKFI; from the coding sequence ATGGATTATCTACTTAAAAATTGCGACTTTGTACTAACGTGGATTAATGATGAGCTTAGGATACTTAAGAACGTGGATATAGCAATTAGTGACGGATCAATAATGAATGTTGGCACTATAACTGAGGGTGGGTTTGAGGAGATTGATTGTTCAGGTCATGTCGTAATTCCAGGGCTTGTTAATGCGCATACCCATACACCAATGTCTCTATTGAGGGGTTTCTATGATGATGCCGAATTAATGACATGGCTTAGCAAGATGTGGAGTGTGGAGCGTGAATTAACGAGGGACATAGTAGCCCTCGGCAGTGAGTTATCTATTATTGAGATGTTAATGAGCGGTACAACGGCATTCATAGACATGTATCATTACCCAGACGTGACCGCTGACGTAGCGTTAAAGTACGGGTTGAGAACTGCCTTGGGTCCCACGTTCATAGACACATTAAGGAGACCCTCATGTGTTGAGAATGAATTAAGGAATTTCGTGAGTAAGTACGGTGATTCATCGTTGATAAGACCGATAATAAATGTCCATAGTATCTATGCTGTGGGTAAGGATACGTTGTTAAGGATTAAAGACTTAAGTGATGGTCTTAATTTACCAATCCAGGTACATGTGTCTGAAACGAGGGATGAGGTTTATGAGTCGAAGAAGAAGTATGGCATGTTCCCTGTAGAATACCTAAACTCACTGGGTTTAATCTCTAGTAGGGCTCAACTCGTTCATTTAGGATGGGTTACTAATTGGGAGTTGAATATTATAGCCAGGACTAATGCCCGTGTAACCCACGCACCAACATCAAACATGAAACTGGCCACTGCCGGTCACTTTCCAATGAGGGAGTTAATGGATATTGGCGTTGTGGTGACGTTGGGCACTGATGGGCCCGCTAGTAATAATTCCCTTGACATGTTTAGAGAGATGAAGATGGCAGTACTGCTTCAGAGACACTCATATTGGGACGTGAGCATTAAGGCGATTCACGCATTCAAGGCGGCAACACTTAATGGCTATAAATTACTAGGCCTTAATGGTGGTTGCGTAAATAATGGTTGCGTAGCAGACCTAGTGTTGCTTGACTTAGGTAGTCCGAGGCTTCAACCTGCTAGGCTTGATAATATTCTATCAAATATTGTCTATTCAGCGGACGGCTCAGACGTGGATATGGTAATCGTTAATGGTAAGATAATTTATGATAAGTCCAGGGATTATCAAGCGTTTAGGGAACGGGCAAGAAGAATCAGCGAAAGACTTAATGACTTCATAGGTAAGTTCATATGA
- a CDS encoding diphthine--ammonia ligase, with translation MKVCSLFSGGKDSTYALHWAVLKGFDVVCLLTLMPHRVDSWMFHYPNIEWTRYQAEALGISQVIYETSGVKDLELEDLKIAFNEVKRKYGIIGIVTGALLSDYQRMMINIVAHDVGLRVYSPLWRKDQVTYLRDLYRQGFRFVLTSISTMGINPRLLGRVLTLDDIEELISSALKYGFNPALEGGEGETFVVDAPLFRYRVVIDDGEVKKLGQYSWIYIIKSVHLEPKVLDNK, from the coding sequence ATGAAGGTTTGTTCATTATTCTCAGGTGGTAAGGACTCGACCTACGCTCTACATTGGGCTGTACTTAAGGGTTTTGACGTTGTTTGCTTGCTCACGTTAATGCCTCACCGTGTTGACTCATGGATGTTCCACTACCCAAATATTGAGTGGACAAGGTATCAAGCGGAGGCGTTGGGCATTTCCCAGGTTATTTATGAGACTAGTGGCGTTAAGGATCTTGAGCTTGAGGACTTGAAGATTGCTTTTAACGAAGTTAAGAGGAAGTATGGGATCATTGGTATAGTGACTGGGGCTTTATTATCTGATTATCAGAGGATGATGATAAATATCGTAGCCCACGACGTAGGTTTAAGGGTTTATTCACCGTTATGGAGGAAGGATCAAGTCACTTACTTAAGGGATTTATATCGCCAGGGATTTAGGTTCGTATTAACGTCAATAAGTACCATGGGTATAAACCCTAGGTTGTTAGGCAGGGTGTTAACACTTGATGACATTGAGGAATTAATAAGCTCAGCGTTGAAGTACGGCTTTAACCCAGCATTAGAGGGTGGTGAGGGGGAGACCTTCGTTGTCGATGCACCATTATTTAGATATAGGGTTGTCATTGATGATGGTGAAGTTAAGAAATTAGGTCAATATTCATGGATTTACATAATTAAGTCCGTACACCTGGAACCAAAGGTTTTAGATAATAAATAA
- a CDS encoding malate dehydrogenase — MITIIGSGRVGATTAAFLMFFEPDNEIVLIDVIKNLPQGEALDLNHAAAILGKSVRYRGSNDYKDMEGSDLVIVTAGLARKPGMTREELAAKNAEIVASIAEQIRKYAPNSIVIITTNPLDAMVYVLYKKLGFPRNRVIGFSGVLDSQRMAYYASLLVGIAPESIIPVVLGQHGENMYPVPEASFVYGKPLTEFITKEQYDDIVKKTVQAGAEITNLRGFSSNWGPAAGLALMVDSIKKDRKRIFEASVYLDGEYGVRDVFAEVPVVLGKNGVEKIIELNLNEEQKKKFLASVEAIRKNLMQVPPQFLS, encoded by the coding sequence ATGATAACGATAATAGGTAGTGGTCGTGTCGGTGCAACCACAGCTGCCTTCCTCATGTTCTTCGAACCAGACAATGAGATAGTCCTCATAGATGTAATAAAGAACCTGCCCCAGGGTGAGGCTCTTGACCTGAACCACGCGGCTGCAATACTTGGTAAGTCTGTTAGGTATAGGGGTAGTAATGATTATAAGGACATGGAGGGTAGTGACCTAGTAATAGTCACTGCTGGTCTCGCCAGAAAGCCTGGAATGACCAGGGAGGAGTTGGCGGCTAAGAATGCGGAAATCGTAGCCTCAATAGCTGAGCAGATTAGGAAGTACGCGCCGAACTCCATTGTTATAATCACGACAAACCCACTCGATGCGATGGTTTACGTGCTTTACAAGAAGCTTGGCTTCCCAAGAAATAGGGTCATCGGCTTCAGCGGTGTTCTTGACTCACAGAGAATGGCCTACTATGCATCCCTGCTAGTTGGTATCGCCCCAGAGTCAATAATACCCGTTGTGCTTGGGCAGCATGGCGAAAACATGTACCCAGTGCCGGAGGCATCCTTCGTATATGGAAAGCCACTCACTGAGTTCATAACAAAGGAACAGTATGACGATATTGTTAAGAAGACAGTTCAGGCCGGTGCAGAGATAACTAACCTAAGAGGCTTCAGTAGTAACTGGGGTCCAGCAGCTGGCCTTGCATTGATGGTTGACTCGATAAAGAAGGATAGAAAGAGAATATTCGAGGCATCAGTGTACTTAGATGGTGAGTATGGAGTAAGGGATGTCTTTGCGGAGGTTCCTGTTGTACTTGGTAAGAACGGTGTTGAGAAAATAATAGAGCTTAATTTAAATGAGGAGCAGAAGAAGAAATTCTTAGCAAGTGTAGAGGCAATTAGAAAGAATCTAATGCAGGTGCCTCCGCAATTCCTATCATAG
- a CDS encoding L-threonylcarbamoyladenylate synthase, whose protein sequence is MLKVRKVDPLNPDNSIIKEASDYIKNGYLVAFPTETVYGLGADTFNGEACLKIFKAKGRPPDNPLIVHISDMNELDRVAIDIPEIVFPVIRKAWPGPLTLILPKSPDVPKEVTGGRNTVAVRSPAHPVALALIKSSRTPIAAPSANKSGRPSPTLAEHIIEDYANDNVEMILLDAGPTFFGVESTIVDVTRNPPVLLRPGPFTIEELRSLFNTEIVVPEFARGLGEADVALAPGMKYKHYAPRTQLIVVECEKYDSLIKLLRDVALNYLNKKLKVALLITKETASELMKYPEINELPIIIMGYRENPYTIAASLFDSLRSLDRLNVDLGIAEGIEERGIGLAVMNRLRKASGFSIVKCKM, encoded by the coding sequence ATGCTTAAGGTACGTAAGGTAGATCCTTTAAATCCTGATAATTCCATAATCAAGGAGGCAAGTGATTACATTAAGAATGGATACTTGGTGGCATTCCCTACGGAGACTGTTTATGGATTAGGTGCAGATACATTTAATGGCGAGGCATGCCTAAAGATCTTTAAAGCTAAGGGTAGACCACCGGATAACCCACTTATAGTGCATATATCAGATATGAACGAGCTCGATAGGGTCGCCATTGATATACCGGAAATCGTATTTCCAGTAATTAGGAAGGCATGGCCAGGACCCCTAACCTTAATCCTACCTAAATCGCCTGACGTGCCTAAGGAGGTCACTGGTGGTCGTAATACGGTGGCTGTGAGATCACCTGCACACCCCGTGGCACTTGCATTAATTAAATCATCTAGAACGCCCATAGCTGCGCCAAGCGCCAATAAGTCAGGTAGACCAAGCCCCACGTTGGCTGAACATATAATTGAGGATTACGCTAATGACAATGTTGAAATGATTCTACTTGATGCAGGGCCTACGTTTTTTGGTGTTGAGTCTACAATAGTGGATGTAACTAGGAATCCACCTGTATTGCTAAGGCCTGGTCCCTTTACAATTGAGGAATTAAGGTCATTATTTAACACTGAAATTGTGGTCCCAGAATTTGCAAGGGGTTTGGGTGAGGCCGACGTTGCCCTGGCGCCTGGTATGAAGTATAAGCATTATGCACCGCGTACGCAGTTAATAGTTGTTGAGTGTGAGAAATATGATTCATTAATTAAGTTATTACGTGACGTGGCCTTGAATTATCTAAATAAGAAATTGAAGGTAGCATTACTAATCACGAAGGAAACAGCCAGCGAATTAATGAAATACCCCGAAATCAATGAATTGCCAATAATAATAATGGGCTATAGGGAAAATCCATACACAATAGCCGCATCATTATTTGATTCGTTAAGGAGTCTTGATAGGCTCAATGTAGACCTAGGTATTGCCGAGGGTATTGAGGAGAGGGGCATTGGATTAGCTGTAATGAATAGGTTAAGGAAGGCGTCAGGTTTTTCCATAGTTAAATGTAAAATGTGA
- a CDS encoding metal-sulfur cluster assembly factor, producing MAVSNEEVIGTTNNEETEEPIFKTNLPNDKVKELIEILRNVYDPEIPINVYDLGLIYEVMMDNDKVVHVKMTLTAVGCPLSENLGYQVGAAIQQAIPDAKDIEIDVVFDPPWTPLKMTKLGREMFKAIYGYDIVEQWLKTQNEQNPQVSEGEQ from the coding sequence ATGGCAGTGTCTAATGAAGAGGTAATAGGCACTACAAATAATGAAGAGACAGAGGAACCAATATTCAAGACGAACCTGCCCAATGATAAGGTTAAGGAGTTGATAGAAATTTTGCGTAATGTGTATGACCCAGAAATACCGATTAACGTGTATGACCTAGGGCTTATTTATGAAGTAATGATGGATAATGATAAAGTCGTTCATGTAAAAATGACACTAACAGCAGTGGGTTGCCCACTATCTGAAAACCTTGGTTATCAGGTTGGTGCCGCAATTCAACAGGCCATACCAGATGCAAAGGACATAGAGATTGACGTGGTCTTCGATCCACCCTGGACCCCATTAAAGATGACGAAGTTAGGACGTGAGATGTTTAAGGCGATTTATGGCTATGATATTGTTGAACAATGGTTAAAGACCCAGAACGAACAAAATCCCCAGGTAAGTGAGGGTGAGCAGTGA
- a CDS encoding ArsR family transcriptional regulator gives MLVVNVVSLITIKEKSTEEILEDVDIKYILRCILRLSPTEVEIYYLLQNKAKEPLTVAEIAKEMNKSRSTIERSLVKLVQLGLIARRPVLAKNGGYTYVYYTKPIDYVKQKLLQLINAYYEKSKQLIENLTSAALIESLNSMANEEGSDGNSN, from the coding sequence ATGTTGGTGGTTAACGTGGTGTCTCTCATAACAATTAAGGAGAAGAGTACCGAAGAGATCCTTGAGGACGTCGATATTAAGTACATCCTTAGGTGCATACTTAGGCTCTCACCAACTGAGGTTGAGATTTACTACCTACTGCAGAATAAGGCCAAGGAACCACTGACCGTAGCTGAGATAGCGAAAGAGATGAATAAGTCAAGAAGTACTATTGAAAGGTCCTTAGTTAAGCTTGTCCAGCTTGGCTTGATCGCTAGGAGACCTGTACTCGCTAAGAATGGAGGTTATACCTATGTTTATTACACGAAGCCAATAGACTATGTTAAGCAGAAGCTGCTACAGTTAATTAATGCATACTATGAGAAGTCGAAGCAATTAATTGAGAATCTAACATCAGCTGCATTAATAGAGTCGTTAAATAGCATGGCAAATGAGGAGGGGTCTGACGGTAACTCCAATTAA
- a CDS encoding ornithine cyclodeaminase family protein — translation MRLLIVNGREVDEALDSKDGVNGLINAIAAAFKDYSSGVVKMPQRTVIYLNNDWWGVMPCGARNLGFSVKIVNVIEGNKARGLPTTQGIVVLMDDITGQPMAVINGTALTAWRTAAATAVSVKYMARSMDNVTIIGAGLQARYHLILLSRAFPIRRVFIHSRTKERALELAKIAQDRGIDAVVVDSGYDAVKQASIVITATTSKEPVIHGSWLHEGMHIASIGAPEVNARELDDDVIRKASVIAVDSRAAVMNETGDIIIPMKNGLISEKNLIEIGEIISGVRQGRSRDEDITLFKSVGIAVEDLAAATYIYNLVKSKNMGVTVEL, via the coding sequence ATGAGACTATTAATAGTAAATGGAAGGGAGGTTGATGAGGCCCTAGATAGTAAGGATGGCGTTAACGGATTAATAAATGCCATAGCCGCGGCTTTTAAGGACTATAGCTCCGGCGTTGTTAAGATGCCGCAAAGAACAGTTATTTACCTTAATAATGATTGGTGGGGTGTTATGCCCTGTGGTGCACGTAACCTCGGATTTTCCGTTAAAATAGTCAATGTTATTGAGGGTAATAAGGCACGTGGTCTACCAACGACCCAGGGAATAGTCGTACTTATGGATGATATTACGGGACAGCCAATGGCAGTCATTAATGGCACAGCATTAACGGCGTGGAGAACCGCAGCCGCGACTGCGGTATCGGTCAAATATATGGCACGAAGTATGGATAACGTGACAATTATTGGTGCTGGATTGCAGGCAAGGTACCATTTAATATTATTATCTAGGGCTTTTCCCATAAGGAGAGTGTTCATACATTCAAGAACGAAAGAAAGGGCTCTTGAATTGGCTAAAATAGCCCAGGATAGAGGTATTGATGCCGTGGTAGTTGATTCAGGTTATGACGCTGTTAAGCAAGCTAGTATTGTAATAACGGCAACGACAAGCAAAGAACCCGTCATTCACGGCTCATGGCTTCATGAGGGAATGCACATAGCATCAATCGGCGCACCTGAGGTTAATGCTAGGGAATTGGATGATGATGTTATTCGTAAAGCATCCGTGATAGCTGTTGACTCACGCGCTGCTGTTATGAATGAGACTGGCGATATAATAATTCCAATGAAGAATGGCTTAATATCTGAAAAGAATTTAATTGAGATAGGTGAGATAATAAGCGGGGTAAGACAGGGTAGATCGAGAGATGAGGATATTACGTTGTTTAAGTCTGTTGGTATTGCTGTTGAGGATCTTGCGGCGGCAACTTACATATATAACTTAGTGAAAAGTAAGAATATGGGTGTCACTGTAGAGCTATAA
- a CDS encoding alpha/beta hydrolase family protein has product MKALALHGFGSSPEKINWLIGPLRSLNLEVIAPTYRDFEDGLNKVRELLEGANDRYIIAGHSMGGTIALLTASTVDRVACAISVSGPTDRLAQIRWLLSGEPGSIRRRTYEELMRIDNRQVTEEFLVKTSPINYLRPNLPPILLIHGTNDELVSIKQVEDYYDRAKSLGNVIELIRVEGMPHTPRGKDIRVIAKAIESFVRKYCLNA; this is encoded by the coding sequence ATGAAGGCGTTGGCACTACATGGCTTTGGTTCAAGCCCCGAGAAGATAAATTGGCTTATTGGCCCACTGAGATCATTAAACCTAGAGGTAATAGCACCAACATATAGGGATTTTGAGGACGGTCTTAATAAGGTCAGGGAGTTACTTGAGGGGGCTAATGACAGATATATCATCGCTGGGCACTCAATGGGTGGTACAATAGCATTACTTACTGCATCAACCGTGGATCGAGTAGCTTGCGCAATCTCCGTGTCAGGACCAACTGATAGGTTAGCGCAGATTAGGTGGTTGCTCTCAGGTGAGCCTGGTAGTATTAGAAGGAGGACTTATGAGGAATTAATGAGAATTGATAATAGGCAGGTTACTGAGGAATTTCTCGTGAAGACTTCACCAATAAATTACTTAAGACCCAACCTACCGCCGATACTTTTAATTCATGGCACTAATGATGAGTTAGTGAGTATAAAGCAGGTGGAGGATTACTATGATAGGGCTAAGTCGCTTGGTAATGTGATTGAGTTAATACGTGTTGAGGGTATGCCGCATACACCTAGAGGTAAGGATATTAGGGTGATAGCTAAGGCCATTGAAAGCTTTGTGCGAAAATACTGTTTAAATGCATGA
- a CDS encoding isopentenyl phosphate kinase: MIKLGGSAISDKSRPLSYREDWVRKLGTLLVKEFKTGNRFILVHGGGSFAHPMALAYGLNRYRDHDQLIGVSLTSAVLNILSMKITLTLTLVGLPIYPLRTGSIYIIKDGKPHLLIEPMHIIELIERGVVPMLYGDVVASDEDFSIISGDDIMLDLGSKLRPSASIFLTDVPGILDTNGDVIKQLTKASIVNERSTYHIDVTGGLMKKIQSAMELARYTRTYLCAIWDLESISRILHDEEPSKCTRFLSD, from the coding sequence ATGATAAAGTTGGGGGGTAGCGCAATAAGTGATAAGTCAAGGCCACTTAGTTATAGGGAGGATTGGGTAAGGAAACTGGGCACCTTACTCGTTAAGGAGTTCAAGACAGGTAATAGGTTTATCCTGGTTCACGGAGGCGGTAGCTTCGCGCATCCTATGGCATTGGCTTATGGATTAAATAGGTATAGAGATCACGACCAATTAATTGGTGTATCCCTCACTTCAGCCGTACTCAATATTTTAAGCATGAAAATAACACTTACACTGACGTTGGTTGGGTTACCCATTTATCCGTTAAGGACAGGCTCAATATACATAATTAAAGATGGTAAGCCCCACCTGTTGATAGAGCCTATGCACATAATCGAATTAATTGAAAGGGGTGTAGTACCAATGCTTTATGGGGATGTTGTTGCTAGTGATGAGGATTTCTCCATAATCAGTGGTGATGATATAATGCTTGACTTAGGCTCAAAGTTAAGGCCGTCAGCGTCGATATTCTTGACTGACGTACCTGGAATACTTGATACTAATGGTGATGTCATTAAACAATTAACTAAAGCATCCATTGTTAATGAGAGGAGTACTTATCATATAGACGTGACTGGAGGCCTCATGAAGAAGATCCAGTCCGCAATGGAATTGGCTAGGTATACAAGGACCTACCTATGTGCGATATGGGATTTGGAATCAATAAGTAGGATACTTCATGACGAGGAGCCCAGTAAATGCACGAGGTTTTTATCTGATTAA
- a CDS encoding polyprenyl synthetase family protein gives MDILEKLHSLYGREIDEQLIKYLSKEVSEEFRDAVIYQVSTGGKRLRPLITLTAARACGGDYRVALPAAAIVELIHNYSLIYDDIIDEALLRRNKPTVRAKYGDYAAILIGIWYREAIEEAILETRDPIAFARETANTIRAIDEGERLDILLEYAGRRDPYFVENRLGPRLLSNWEALYNTYVKMISLKTAALIRTAAVFGAMSANAPHCIKPLSDYGTYLGLAFQVLDDILDIFGDVKKFGKEIGKDIKEHKLGNAVVVMALKELGDKDREELLSILGKTTVTNDDVKRAVEIISKTNARGNALRIAMDFAEKSERALSELGSNEFVDDLREILRFTVTREF, from the coding sequence ATGGACATTTTAGAGAAGCTTCATAGTCTCTATGGACGTGAAATTGACGAGCAATTAATTAAATACCTAAGTAAGGAGGTGAGTGAGGAGTTTAGGGATGCCGTGATTTACCAAGTATCCACTGGCGGTAAGAGATTAAGACCATTAATAACGTTGACAGCCGCGAGGGCTTGTGGCGGTGATTATAGGGTTGCGCTACCCGCCGCAGCAATCGTGGAATTAATACACAATTATTCCCTGATCTATGATGACATAATAGATGAGGCATTACTAAGGAGGAATAAGCCTACGGTTAGGGCTAAGTACGGTGATTACGCAGCAATATTAATCGGTATATGGTATAGGGAGGCCATTGAAGAAGCCATACTCGAGACTAGGGATCCAATAGCCTTCGCGAGGGAGACGGCGAATACCATACGCGCAATAGACGAGGGTGAGCGATTAGATATCTTGCTTGAATATGCTGGGCGCAGGGATCCATACTTCGTAGAGAATAGATTAGGGCCCAGGTTGCTGAGCAATTGGGAAGCCCTGTATAATACTTACGTGAAGATGATAAGCCTTAAGACCGCCGCCTTAATAAGGACGGCCGCTGTCTTTGGCGCGATGTCTGCTAATGCGCCACATTGTATTAAGCCATTGTCTGATTATGGCACGTATCTGGGGCTTGCCTTTCAGGTATTAGATGACATATTAGACATTTTTGGTGATGTTAAGAAATTTGGTAAGGAAATTGGTAAGGACATTAAGGAGCATAAGTTGGGTAATGCGGTCGTTGTAATGGCGTTGAAGGAATTAGGCGATAAGGATAGGGAGGAATTATTGAGTATTCTCGGTAAGACCACTGTCACGAATGACGATGTTAAGAGGGCTGTGGAGATAATATCGAAGACTAACGCCAGGGGAAACGCGTTGAGGATTGCCATGGACTTTGCGGAGAAGTCTGAAAGGGCATTAAGTGAGTTAGGGAGTAATGAGTTTGTTGATGATCTTAGGGAGATTTTGAGGTTTACGGTAACTAGGGAATTCTAG
- a CDS encoding thiolase family protein has product MSQDIVITGFVRTPIGKFGGAFKNVKTPYLAAEAIKALIRRTGIEGKLIDEVVFGSTLQGGMGQNLSRFAALLAGLPIEVSAFTVNRVCSSGMQAIIEAVRALKVGDVNVVIAGGAESMSTQPLALPHEVRWGIKHLIGRDLRFIDLMIYDGLTDPTNMMLMGQEADKVAMEHEITREELDKVAYESHMRALKATENKYYLELEPVDTVINGERVYLDRDEGIRPDTSLEKLAKLKPAFGPNGLHTAGNSSQLSDGAAALLLTTMDKAKEIGLKPIARIVGYAWHMLEPWRFPEAPIYVIRKLLSKVGWSINDVDVFEVNEAFAVVNVLVNKELGIPYDKMNIFGGAIALGHPLGASGARIVTTLISALIHVGGKRGVAALCHGTGGATALAIEML; this is encoded by the coding sequence ATGAGCCAGGATATAGTCATTACGGGCTTCGTAAGGACACCCATTGGTAAATTTGGTGGTGCATTTAAGAACGTTAAGACACCTTACTTAGCCGCTGAAGCCATAAAGGCGTTAATTAGGAGAACAGGCATTGAGGGTAAGCTTATTGACGAGGTTGTCTTTGGATCAACACTTCAGGGTGGTATGGGTCAAAACCTTAGTAGGTTCGCGGCATTGCTTGCTGGGTTACCGATAGAGGTTAGTGCATTTACTGTCAATAGGGTTTGTTCATCAGGAATGCAGGCGATTATCGAGGCCGTCAGGGCCCTAAAGGTTGGTGACGTAAATGTGGTAATTGCAGGTGGCGCTGAGTCCATGAGCACGCAACCGCTTGCCCTGCCGCACGAGGTTAGGTGGGGAATTAAGCACCTAATTGGTAGGGATTTGAGATTCATTGATTTGATGATTTATGATGGGTTAACAGACCCCACAAACATGATGCTCATGGGTCAGGAGGCTGATAAGGTGGCCATGGAGCACGAAATAACTAGGGAGGAGCTGGATAAAGTGGCTTACGAGAGCCACATGAGAGCTCTAAAGGCCACTGAGAATAAGTATTACCTCGAGCTAGAGCCTGTGGATACCGTGATAAATGGCGAGAGGGTTTACCTGGATAGGGATGAGGGTATTAGACCTGATACAAGCCTTGAGAAATTAGCTAAGTTAAAGCCAGCCTTTGGTCCCAATGGCTTACATACTGCCGGTAATTCGTCACAACTATCTGACGGTGCTGCGGCATTGTTGTTGACCACTATGGATAAGGCTAAGGAGATTGGTTTAAAGCCCATTGCGAGGATCGTTGGCTATGCGTGGCACATGCTTGAGCCCTGGAGATTCCCAGAGGCGCCGATTTACGTGATTAGGAAGTTGCTGAGTAAGGTTGGTTGGAGCATTAATGACGTGGATGTTTTCGAGGTTAATGAGGCCTTCGCCGTGGTTAATGTCCTGGTGAATAAGGAGTTGGGTATACCGTATGATAAGATGAACATATTTGGCGGTGCAATAGCCCTGGGACACCCACTTGGTGCCAGTGGTGCTAGGATAGTTACGACGTTAATATCGGCATTAATACATGTTGGTGGTAAGAGAGGTGTGGCAGCGCTGTGTCATGGCACTGGCGGTGCCACTGCACTGGCTATAGAGATGCTTTGA